The following proteins come from a genomic window of Pyxidicoccus sp. MSG2:
- a CDS encoding non-ribosomal peptide synthetase translates to MTLASLNASYQPPRTPTEEVLCELWKVMLEVERVGIHDDFFQLGGHSLIATRLVSRLNELFHLRFPLPTLFDAPTIAELSEAIESARGAAVPEQDLELRPGSHGSDASLSFSQERLWFMEHLHPGTATYNIPIFYRITSRLDVGVLQRALDEVLRRHESLRATFTSTASGPVARISPPHPFPLSVVDLGHLPVDARDEEASRIATEQAHLHIDLRTGPIIRGTLLRVSAQEHRLLLAVHHIVFDGQSLGILMRELRTLYSDFAVGRPASLPALPLRYADFATWQRQWMPGQARERLLPYWRKRLAGAPTLLALPTDRPRPSVQRFKGTRRTFHIPEETALAIDALSRKERTTLFMTLLAGFCAVLHRYSGQEDVVVGSPIAGRIRPELEGLVGFFVNTLVLRNDLSGNPRFVELLARVREVTLGAFAHQELPFEKLVEALQPERTLSHAQVVQVMFVLQNAPTLEAAPSAALQLTATAESWEVNTGTTKCDLVLYMARTPEGLRATFEYDTDLFDDARIERMAGHLQVLLEAAAFDSHQPLAVLPLLTPTERHQLLHEWNSASADFPRDLCVHELFSQQAARTPDAVAVSYGAHALTYRELDARSNQLARHLRSLGVGPEVLVGLCVERSVDLIVSMLGILKAGGAYLPLEASYPAERLAFMLQDARVGLLLVHDARLQHLPPFPGPIVRIDADGDALSRHSTLPLASTACPDNLAYVIYTSGSTGRPKGSAILHRGIAALLFHTNFVRFSPGDRVAQASNASFDPSTFEIWGALLHGARLVGITADPAREPQELAAQIRNEAITVMFVTTAVLHLLARQVPDAFRNVHTLVFGGEAADPLALREVLRHGPPRRLLNGYGPTECTVFSTFHAIDAPPSLGQPVPIGRPITNGPVYLLDKHLRPVPIGVPGELYVAGERLGRGYFNRPELTARTYVPDPFSARPGARLYKTGDLGRYLPNGRIEYLGRADLQVKIRGFRVELGEVEESLRQHPAVEDCTVVALEVGGDRKLAAYVVASGQAPAQASLRTWLRERLPEHMVPASFTLLPALPLTPNGKVDRRALPSPEPAQGDASSYQPPRTFTEEALCRMWGALLEMERVGIHDNFFHLGGHSLLATQVVSRVRAELGVEVSLRTLFAGPTVADLARHVSRAEPPVVLSRPVPPLRRVPREGPLRVSFAQERLWRFFQRAPESSAYNIPRAFRLSGRLEPRHVEAALQALIARHESLRVTYSEEEGVPVQRLQPPGDFQLREVDLRGREDREEEAMRDMLASALRPFDLTRGPLMHASLLRLGDEEHLLFLCMHHITADGWSMGVLARELGRLYTAIVNGGEAGLAPLAIQYPDYAAWQRNWLSGEELRERLGFWQKALAGAPTLLNLPTDRPRPAVRTFNGLQLQVQLGGERSRALHALCRGEQVTPFMALLAVFGIVLARRAGQEEVVIGSPIANRLRPELEPLIGMFVNGLCLRINLHGSPGFRELLQRVREETLAAYAHQEVPLDLVMSSLGVEPPANRSPVFQAMFVLQNAPTAPLELPGLSVTPVEVSRGSVTYELTLALTETPEGFSGVLEFNTDLFEPATGERLHAELVELLDAVLMNPDLPVGLDARAG, encoded by the coding sequence ATGACACTCGCCTCGCTGAATGCCAGCTACCAGCCCCCGCGCACGCCGACGGAGGAGGTCCTCTGCGAGCTCTGGAAGGTGATGCTGGAGGTCGAGCGCGTGGGCATCCACGACGACTTCTTCCAGCTCGGAGGCCACTCCCTCATCGCCACCCGGCTCGTCTCGCGGCTCAACGAGCTCTTCCACCTGCGCTTCCCCCTGCCCACCCTCTTCGACGCGCCCACCATCGCGGAGCTGTCAGAGGCCATCGAGTCCGCGCGGGGCGCCGCGGTTCCGGAACAGGACCTCGAGCTCCGCCCCGGCTCCCACGGAAGCGACGCCTCGCTCTCCTTCTCGCAGGAGCGCCTCTGGTTCATGGAGCATCTGCATCCCGGGACGGCCACCTACAACATCCCCATCTTCTACCGCATCACCTCGCGGCTCGACGTCGGCGTGCTCCAGCGCGCCCTCGACGAAGTGCTCCGCCGTCACGAGTCGCTCCGGGCCACCTTCACCTCCACGGCTTCGGGCCCTGTCGCACGCATCTCGCCACCGCATCCCTTCCCCCTGTCGGTCGTCGACCTGGGCCATCTCCCCGTGGACGCCCGAGACGAGGAGGCCTCGCGCATCGCCACCGAGCAGGCGCACCTGCACATCGACCTCCGCACGGGTCCCATCATCCGCGGCACCCTGCTGCGGGTCAGCGCACAGGAGCATCGGCTCCTCCTCGCGGTCCATCACATCGTGTTCGACGGCCAGTCCCTGGGCATCCTCATGCGCGAGCTCCGGACGCTCTACTCGGATTTCGCCGTCGGCCGGCCTGCGTCCCTCCCCGCCCTGCCTCTCCGGTATGCGGACTTCGCCACGTGGCAGCGCCAGTGGATGCCGGGACAGGCCCGGGAGCGGCTCCTTCCCTACTGGCGCAAGCGCCTCGCCGGAGCCCCCACGCTCCTCGCGCTTCCCACCGACCGTCCCCGGCCGTCCGTCCAACGGTTCAAGGGCACCCGGCGGACCTTCCACATCCCCGAGGAGACGGCGCTGGCCATCGACGCGCTCAGCCGCAAGGAGCGCACGACGCTCTTCATGACGCTCCTCGCGGGCTTCTGCGCCGTCCTCCACCGCTACTCCGGGCAGGAGGACGTCGTCGTCGGCTCCCCCATCGCCGGACGCATCCGGCCGGAGTTGGAGGGGCTCGTCGGCTTCTTCGTCAACACGCTCGTCCTGCGCAATGATTTGTCTGGCAACCCCCGCTTCGTCGAGCTCCTCGCCCGGGTGCGCGAAGTGACGCTCGGCGCCTTCGCCCACCAGGAGCTCCCCTTCGAGAAGCTGGTCGAGGCCCTCCAGCCGGAACGCACCCTCAGCCACGCGCAGGTCGTCCAGGTGATGTTCGTCCTGCAGAACGCGCCCACGCTGGAGGCGGCCCCGTCCGCCGCGCTCCAGCTCACCGCCACGGCGGAGTCCTGGGAGGTGAACACCGGGACGACGAAGTGCGACCTCGTCCTCTACATGGCGAGGACGCCCGAGGGCCTCCGCGCCACCTTCGAGTACGACACCGACCTCTTCGACGACGCGCGCATCGAGCGCATGGCCGGGCACCTCCAGGTGCTGCTCGAGGCCGCGGCCTTCGACTCGCACCAGCCGCTCGCCGTGCTTCCCCTGCTCACGCCCACCGAGCGCCACCAACTGCTGCACGAGTGGAACAGCGCTTCCGCCGACTTCCCCCGCGACCTCTGCGTCCACGAGCTGTTCTCCCAACAGGCTGCTCGGACTCCGGACGCCGTCGCCGTCTCCTACGGCGCCCACGCCCTCACCTACCGGGAGCTCGACGCACGCTCCAACCAGCTCGCCCGCCACCTGCGCTCGCTCGGCGTCGGCCCCGAGGTCCTCGTCGGCCTGTGCGTCGAGCGCTCCGTGGACCTCATCGTCAGCATGCTCGGCATCCTCAAGGCGGGGGGCGCCTACCTTCCGCTGGAGGCGTCCTACCCCGCCGAGCGTCTGGCCTTCATGCTCCAGGATGCCCGTGTCGGGCTCCTGCTCGTCCACGACGCCAGGCTCCAGCACCTGCCGCCATTCCCAGGCCCCATCGTCCGCATCGACGCCGATGGGGACGCCCTCTCCCGGCACTCCACGCTTCCACTTGCCTCCACCGCCTGCCCCGACAACCTCGCCTACGTCATCTACACCTCGGGCTCCACCGGCAGGCCCAAGGGCAGCGCCATCCTCCATCGAGGCATCGCGGCCCTGCTCTTCCACACCAACTTCGTCCGCTTCTCCCCAGGGGACCGCGTCGCCCAGGCCTCCAACGCCTCCTTCGACCCGAGCACCTTCGAAATCTGGGGCGCGCTGCTGCATGGCGCCCGCCTCGTCGGCATCACCGCCGACCCGGCGCGCGAGCCCCAGGAGCTCGCCGCGCAGATCCGGAACGAGGCCATCACCGTCATGTTCGTCACCACCGCCGTGCTCCACCTGCTGGCGCGCCAGGTGCCGGACGCCTTCCGAAACGTCCACACCCTCGTCTTCGGAGGTGAGGCCGCGGACCCACTGGCGCTGCGCGAAGTGCTCCGGCACGGCCCGCCCCGCCGGCTGCTCAACGGCTACGGCCCCACCGAGTGCACGGTCTTCTCCACCTTCCACGCCATCGACGCGCCTCCGTCGCTCGGCCAGCCCGTGCCCATCGGCCGCCCCATCACCAACGGCCCCGTCTACCTGTTGGACAAACACCTGCGACCGGTGCCCATCGGAGTCCCCGGAGAGCTCTACGTCGCGGGCGAGCGCCTGGGCCGCGGCTACTTCAACCGCCCGGAGCTCACCGCGCGGACCTACGTGCCCGACCCCTTCAGCGCCCGGCCCGGCGCCCGCCTCTACAAGACGGGAGACCTGGGCCGCTACCTGCCCAACGGCCGCATCGAGTACCTGGGCCGCGCCGATCTGCAGGTGAAGATCCGCGGCTTCCGGGTGGAGCTGGGGGAGGTAGAGGAGTCACTGCGCCAGCACCCGGCCGTGGAGGACTGCACGGTGGTGGCGCTGGAGGTCGGGGGGGATCGCAAGCTGGCCGCCTACGTCGTCGCCAGCGGGCAGGCGCCCGCCCAGGCCTCACTGCGCACCTGGCTGCGAGAGCGACTGCCGGAGCACATGGTGCCCGCCTCCTTCACCCTGCTGCCCGCGCTGCCGCTGACGCCCAACGGAAAGGTGGACCGCCGCGCCCTGCCCTCGCCCGAGCCGGCCCAGGGGGATGCGTCCAGCTACCAGCCTCCGCGCACCTTCACGGAAGAGGCCCTGTGCCGGATGTGGGGCGCGCTCCTGGAGATGGAGCGCGTGGGCATCCACGACAACTTCTTCCACCTCGGCGGCCATTCGCTCCTCGCCACCCAGGTCGTCTCACGGGTCCGCGCCGAGCTCGGGGTGGAGGTCTCGCTGCGCACGTTGTTCGCGGGGCCCACGGTGGCCGACCTGGCGCGACACGTCTCCCGGGCGGAGCCACCGGTGGTGCTCTCGCGTCCGGTGCCGCCCCTGCGCCGGGTGCCTCGCGAGGGGCCGCTGCGCGTGTCCTTCGCCCAGGAACGCCTGTGGCGCTTCTTCCAGCGGGCGCCCGAGTCCAGCGCCTACAACATCCCCCGCGCGTTCCGGCTGAGCGGCCGGTTGGAGCCACGCCATGTCGAGGCGGCGCTCCAGGCCCTCATCGCCCGGCACGAGTCGCTGCGCGTCACCTACTCCGAGGAGGAGGGCGTGCCCGTGCAGCGCCTTCAGCCACCGGGCGACTTCCAGCTCCGGGAGGTGGACCTGCGCGGAAGGGAGGACCGCGAGGAGGAGGCGATGCGCGACATGCTGGCGTCCGCGCTGCGCCCGTTCGACCTGACGCGAGGCCCACTGATGCATGCGTCGCTGCTGCGGCTGGGGGACGAGGAGCACCTGCTGTTCCTCTGCATGCACCACATCACGGCGGATGGCTGGTCCATGGGCGTCCTCGCGCGCGAGCTGGGTCGGCTCTACACGGCCATCGTCAATGGTGGAGAGGCCGGGCTGGCTCCGCTGGCCATCCAGTACCCTGACTATGCGGCGTGGCAGCGCAACTGGCTGTCCGGCGAGGAGCTGCGGGAGCGGCTCGGCTTCTGGCAGAAGGCGCTCGCCGGGGCGCCCACGCTGCTGAACCTTCCTACGGACCGGCCTCGGCCCGCGGTGCGCACGTTCAACGGACTCCAACTGCAGGTCCAGCTGGGTGGGGAGCGCAGCCGGGCGTTGCACGCGCTCTGCCGCGGCGAGCAGGTGACGCCCTTCATGGCGCTGCTGGCGGTCTTCGGCATCGTGCTGGCCCGACGCGCGGGGCAGGAGGAGGTGGTCATCGGCTCGCCCATCGCCAACCGCCTCCGGCCGGAGCTGGAGCCGCTCATCGGGATGTTCGTCAACGGGCTGTGCCTGCGCATCAACCTGCACGGGAGCCCGGGCTTCCGCGAGCTGCTCCAGCGGGTGCGCGAGGAGACGCTGGCGGCCTATGCCCACCAGGAAGTCCCCCTGGACCTGGTGATGTCGTCGCTCGGAGTGGAGCCGCCGGCGAACCGGTCGCCGGTGTTCCAGGCCATGTTCGTCCTGCAGAACGCTCCCACCGCGCCGCTGGAGCTTCCGGGCCTCTCCGTGACGCCGGTGGAGGTCAGCCGTGGCTCTGTCACCTACGAGCTCACCCTGGCGCTGACGGAGACACCCGAAGGCTTCTCCGGCGTGCTGGAATTCAACACCGACCTGTTCGAGCCAGCTACCGGGGAGCGGCTCCACGCGGAGCTGGTGGAGCTGCTGGACGCAGTGCTGATGAACCCGGACCTGCCCGTGGGCCTGGACGCGCGGGCCGGGTGA
- a CDS encoding hybrid sensor histidine kinase/response regulator, with amino-acid sequence MTLAALISIVSTCLGLVVAALGFGFSSAPGWRDQRLPAWSALMLSGYSATNSVGSMSGTSDALVVLCSRGSMIFATLFCACWVAHGALSMEGRYKVLDRVLLVLLGLVALLTPWPGIVYTSEVVFFEEPWLKLIYRTLKPTLLGNAALVFLCVCLLVPLVRFGRAWWRGTADVGPVFLGLALNLPAAVNDSLVVAGVITTPFLTEVSLMTLVALLGVQMTRRFVANAKSLAELRVALEEKVSQRSTELTRMQADLMRHEKLAAIGQLAAGVAHEINNPSAAVAANLRYLREELAGGRLPEDSGVCIEESLASVQQISRIVRQLLDAGRAAAAPVPTGSHEVASAADAALATVRAANTRPITFSMKVPRGLYTVGSQDLLEQVLVNLMSNAIQAISPDRMDGEVRVEALRDGATVRIRVSDNGVGMSQNVQQRLFEPFFTTKGPGMGTGLGLSVSLGLLRTIEGTIHVESTPGQGSTFTVELGCASPPLAPPAPVAVSEPRARPRLLLVDDERSVREALRRTLRGHFEVTLASSPSEALRHVEGPGGFDVVLCDMTMPEGGGPAFHRELCARDVSLARRTVFYTGGVTSTEARDFVARYPLPVLEKPLDLGAFLKLVNEVMPAGSS; translated from the coding sequence TTGACCCTGGCGGCATTGATCTCCATCGTCAGCACCTGTCTGGGGCTCGTGGTGGCTGCGCTTGGCTTCGGCTTCTCGAGCGCGCCTGGCTGGAGGGACCAACGGCTGCCCGCCTGGAGCGCGCTGATGCTGAGCGGCTACTCGGCCACCAACTCCGTCGGCTCCATGTCCGGCACGTCCGACGCCCTGGTGGTGCTGTGTTCCCGCGGGTCCATGATCTTCGCCACGCTGTTCTGTGCCTGCTGGGTGGCGCACGGCGCGCTGTCCATGGAGGGGCGCTACAAGGTGCTGGACCGGGTCCTGCTGGTCCTGCTGGGGCTGGTGGCCCTCCTCACCCCGTGGCCGGGCATCGTCTACACCTCGGAGGTGGTCTTCTTCGAGGAGCCCTGGCTGAAGCTGATCTACCGGACGCTCAAGCCTACCTTGCTGGGCAACGCGGCCCTCGTCTTCCTCTGCGTCTGCCTCCTCGTTCCCCTGGTGCGCTTCGGGCGCGCCTGGTGGCGCGGGACGGCCGACGTCGGCCCGGTGTTCCTGGGCCTGGCCCTCAACCTCCCCGCCGCCGTCAACGACAGCCTCGTCGTGGCGGGAGTCATCACCACCCCGTTCCTGACGGAGGTCAGCCTCATGACCCTCGTGGCGCTCCTGGGTGTGCAGATGACCCGTCGCTTCGTGGCCAACGCGAAGTCGCTGGCGGAGCTCCGGGTGGCGCTGGAGGAGAAGGTGTCCCAGCGCTCGACGGAGCTGACCCGGATGCAGGCGGACCTGATGCGCCACGAGAAGCTCGCGGCCATCGGGCAGCTGGCGGCGGGAGTGGCCCACGAAATCAACAACCCCAGCGCCGCCGTGGCGGCCAACCTCCGTTACCTGCGAGAGGAGCTGGCCGGTGGCCGGCTGCCGGAGGACAGCGGGGTGTGCATCGAGGAGTCGCTCGCGAGCGTGCAACAGATCAGCCGCATCGTGCGCCAACTGCTCGACGCGGGAAGGGCCGCGGCCGCTCCCGTGCCCACCGGCTCCCACGAGGTCGCCAGCGCGGCGGACGCGGCCCTGGCCACGGTGCGGGCTGCCAACACGCGGCCCATCACCTTCTCCATGAAGGTGCCCCGAGGGCTGTACACCGTGGGCAGCCAGGACCTGCTCGAGCAGGTTCTCGTCAACCTCATGTCCAATGCCATCCAGGCCATCTCCCCCGACAGGATGGATGGAGAGGTCCGCGTGGAGGCCCTGCGCGACGGGGCCACGGTCCGCATCCGGGTGTCCGACAACGGCGTGGGCATGTCCCAGAACGTGCAGCAGCGCCTCTTCGAACCCTTCTTCACCACCAAGGGACCGGGGATGGGAACGGGGCTGGGGCTGTCCGTGTCGCTGGGTCTGCTGCGCACGATTGAAGGCACCATCCACGTGGAGAGCACGCCAGGTCAGGGGAGCACCTTCACCGTCGAGCTGGGCTGTGCCTCCCCGCCGCTGGCACCGCCCGCTCCCGTGGCGGTCTCGGAGCCCCGGGCCCGACCGAGACTGCTGCTGGTGGACGACGAGCGGAGCGTGCGCGAAGCACTGCGCCGTACGCTGCGGGGCCACTTCGAGGTGACGCTGGCCAGCAGCCCCTCGGAGGCACTGCGGCACGTGGAGGGGCCGGGCGGCTTCGACGTGGTGCTCTGCGACATGACGATGCCGGAGGGCGGAGGGCCGGCCTTCCACCGCGAGCTGTGCGCGCGGGACGTTTCGCTCGCCCGGCGCACCGTCTTCTACACGGGGGGCGTGACGTCCACGGAGGCGCGCGACTTCGTCGCCCGCTACCCGCTCCCGGTGCTGGAGAAGCCCCTCGACCTTGGCGCCTTCCTGAAGCTGGTCAACGAGGTGATGCCCGCCGGCTCCTCATGA
- a CDS encoding phosphatidylinositol-specific phospholipase C domain-containing protein codes for MELDSLRGGVSATTQATAPLDISKAATGNYYYGELYYVKVRSIHGTSGDRKFLGWLGLGSKDGYSSYIDPNATPPHDRVLAVQWVGLATDGTSPNHEQPNSGAAQASTPRYLRALNYPGGARFLGGSGNNGFYCYWQEGDGTGGPGGTYELTLIPVPDSNEFLVRRHSDNGPVYTYDDYYMGYWKSGNEFEITFEFIPTAAFSAKHENWMGDHNATIGARHLSEIVIPGSHDAGCSRIRRTLGNVTSQTQGLEIYDQLMAGSRYFDLRAWQDTDNIWKIYHGKDWSTVTLQDAVDQLSTFLGKHPREVVMASLLLEDQPGVFDNKLKAAWELVFDKLHPYHLNSEDQNGAPRDFSRLTPNFLQSLGKNLLLFSWGQAQSWTYTNSARQQILASPWSSGPGTHMDLDGVFLDNAAATAQDIYAAYQNYTRPQGACWILHTNTPWQFKLAADSLYAKHFRNTPPLVAYFKSGNIARPKANIINIDYVGDVVNGSNLVEAVIMSNL; via the coding sequence ATGGAACTCGACTCGCTGCGCGGCGGCGTCTCCGCCACCACCCAGGCTACCGCCCCGCTCGACATCTCGAAGGCCGCCACGGGTAACTATTATTATGGCGAGCTGTATTACGTGAAGGTGCGGTCCATCCATGGCACGTCAGGGGACCGGAAGTTCTTGGGCTGGCTGGGGCTCGGCTCGAAAGATGGCTACTCGAGCTATATCGACCCGAATGCAACCCCGCCGCACGACAGGGTATTGGCGGTTCAGTGGGTGGGCCTGGCCACGGATGGCACTTCACCGAATCACGAACAACCCAACAGCGGCGCGGCACAGGCGTCCACACCGAGATACCTGCGCGCCCTCAACTACCCCGGCGGAGCGCGTTTTCTGGGCGGCTCGGGAAACAACGGCTTCTATTGCTACTGGCAGGAAGGCGACGGCACCGGTGGGCCGGGCGGAACCTATGAGTTGACGCTGATCCCCGTGCCCGACTCCAACGAGTTCCTCGTCCGCCGCCACAGTGACAATGGCCCCGTCTATACCTATGACGACTACTACATGGGGTACTGGAAGTCCGGCAACGAGTTCGAAATAACGTTTGAGTTCATTCCGACCGCCGCCTTCAGTGCAAAGCATGAAAACTGGATGGGCGACCACAACGCCACGATTGGCGCGCGTCACCTGTCGGAGATTGTCATCCCCGGGAGCCACGATGCTGGCTGCAGCCGTATCCGCCGAACTCTGGGCAATGTGACGAGCCAGACCCAGGGGCTGGAGATCTACGATCAGCTGATGGCAGGATCACGCTACTTCGATCTGCGGGCCTGGCAGGACACGGACAACATCTGGAAGATCTATCATGGCAAGGACTGGTCAACCGTCACCTTGCAGGATGCGGTCGACCAGTTGAGCACCTTCCTGGGGAAACACCCCCGGGAGGTCGTGATGGCCTCGCTGTTGCTCGAGGACCAACCCGGCGTCTTCGATAACAAGCTGAAGGCCGCCTGGGAGCTGGTGTTCGACAAGCTCCACCCCTACCACCTGAACAGCGAAGATCAGAACGGCGCACCGCGGGACTTCTCCAGGCTCACTCCGAACTTCCTGCAAAGCCTCGGCAAGAATCTCCTGCTCTTCTCCTGGGGGCAGGCCCAGTCCTGGACCTACACGAACAGCGCCAGGCAGCAGATATTGGCGTCCCCCTGGAGCTCTGGACCCGGAACGCACATGGATCTCGACGGGGTGTTCCTCGACAACGCAGCGGCCACCGCGCAAGACATCTATGCCGCCTACCAGAATTACACCCGGCCGCAGGGCGCCTGCTGGATCCTGCACACCAATACGCCCTGGCAGTTCAAGCTGGCCGCTGACTCGCTCTACGCGAAGCACTTCAGGAACACCCCTCCGTTGGTCGCCTATTTCAAATCCGGAAACATCGCCCGGCCCAAGGCGAACATCATCAACATCGACTATGTCGGCGACGTCGTGAATGGCTCCAATCTGGTTGAAGCCGTCATCATGAGCAACCTCTGA
- a CDS encoding LysM peptidoglycan-binding domain-containing protein, which produces MGNTIPPNPGADAVRLSAELAARQAEEAARREALKRAMEQAAPARVPVRPQGQLDGFTGEAARTPVALDGGAGTPPATNLFTEDIRDGQRNCLDAAGDYLTMLPPAQRGRSELVLLDDRRPGMPGHAVIRQGDSLFDPLSGQRYASLEALNASTGGEYRIGGAVNGMDALKILNAPPGSAEREAAIARSGLPEGSAGMLVAQDTAGTGTPTATATATVTPTATSAPAKYTVVVGDDSAEIIAEKLDVSVGALRAENPDADGLFPDRKGYIVVGQKLNIPTAPPQALPFAPNGIVDPDTAQSIVKTANDSISVYGEGQSEETKYNGKCLEYVAIVTGQVLGWETNDPILSERSAAFALEAALVEGVLYSDFNNVPEGTVVFWPPTEANQGEGHAAIVIGKQGDDYLLLTTTGFGELKDDGTYEINGVQEMTLSELNELETVNATGWFVPQASGTETPTPTGAVAPTPQG; this is translated from the coding sequence ATGGGGAACACCATCCCGCCGAATCCCGGCGCCGACGCCGTACGTCTCTCAGCAGAACTGGCCGCCCGTCAGGCCGAGGAGGCCGCCAGACGCGAGGCCCTGAAGCGCGCCATGGAGCAGGCGGCGCCGGCCCGGGTGCCCGTCAGGCCCCAGGGGCAGCTGGACGGCTTCACCGGGGAAGCCGCCCGGACGCCGGTGGCGCTCGACGGTGGGGCGGGCACTCCGCCAGCGACCAACCTCTTCACGGAGGACATCCGCGATGGCCAGCGCAACTGCCTGGACGCGGCCGGTGACTACCTGACGATGCTGCCTCCGGCGCAGCGGGGCCGCTCGGAGCTGGTCCTGCTGGATGACCGCCGCCCGGGGATGCCGGGACACGCCGTCATCCGCCAGGGAGACTCCCTTTTCGACCCGCTCTCCGGCCAGCGCTACGCGAGCCTGGAAGCGCTCAACGCGAGCACGGGAGGGGAGTACCGCATCGGTGGCGCGGTGAACGGGATGGACGCGCTGAAGATCCTGAATGCGCCTCCCGGCTCGGCCGAGCGGGAGGCCGCCATCGCCCGCTCGGGACTCCCGGAGGGAAGCGCTGGCATGCTCGTGGCGCAGGACACCGCGGGCACCGGCACCCCCACGGCGACAGCCACGGCCACCGTGACGCCCACCGCCACGTCGGCGCCCGCGAAGTACACGGTCGTGGTGGGGGACGACAGCGCCGAGATCATCGCCGAGAAGCTCGATGTGAGCGTCGGCGCTCTGCGCGCCGAAAACCCGGATGCGGACGGACTGTTCCCAGACAGGAAGGGGTACATCGTCGTCGGCCAGAAGCTCAACATCCCAACGGCGCCGCCGCAGGCCCTTCCCTTTGCGCCCAACGGCATCGTCGACCCTGATACCGCCCAAAGCATCGTGAAAACGGCGAACGACAGCATTTCGGTCTATGGCGAGGGACAGTCCGAAGAGACGAAATACAACGGGAAATGCCTCGAATACGTCGCCATCGTCACAGGGCAGGTTCTCGGGTGGGAAACGAATGACCCCATCCTGAGCGAGCGGAGCGCAGCCTTTGCGCTGGAGGCGGCCCTGGTCGAGGGTGTCTTGTATTCGGATTTCAATAACGTGCCCGAAGGCACGGTCGTCTTCTGGCCTCCCACGGAGGCAAATCAGGGCGAGGGACACGCCGCCATCGTCATCGGCAAGCAGGGGGACGACTACCTCCTGCTGACCACCACCGGCTTCGGCGAGCTCAAGGACGACGGAACGTACGAAATCAACGGCGTGCAGGAGATGACGCTCTCGGAACTCAACGAGCTCGAGACGGTGAATGCGACGGGATGGTTTGTGCCTCAGGCATCCGGGACGGAGACGCCGACGCCCACGGGTGCAGTGGCGCCGACGCCCCAGGGCTGA
- a CDS encoding class I SAM-dependent methyltransferase, translated as MSFDYTDDAALYDVVCEGYREDVAFYVEEARRAGGPCLELGCGTGRLLIPAVEAGARVTGLDRSAAMLARARDRVQALPPPLRERVDLREGDMVSFSLEARFALITVPFRTFLHLLTVEEQLAALTNIRRHLLPDGRLVLDFFEPSRLLAELLGNDGPSRGLLKQTGGVVSHPVTGNLLVEWASVTGDPVSQCFTRCLVYDELEPSGRVVGRMYRRITSRFIFRSEFEHLLHRSGFTEEALQGSFDGGPVRPGGELIWRARAAP; from the coding sequence GTGAGCTTCGACTACACCGACGACGCAGCCCTCTATGACGTCGTATGCGAGGGCTACCGGGAGGACGTCGCCTTCTACGTGGAGGAGGCCAGGCGCGCGGGAGGGCCTTGCCTGGAGCTGGGCTGCGGCACCGGGCGCCTCCTCATTCCGGCGGTGGAGGCCGGCGCGCGCGTCACGGGCCTGGACCGCTCGGCGGCGATGCTCGCCCGGGCCCGAGACAGGGTCCAGGCCCTCCCGCCGCCGCTCCGGGAGCGGGTCGACCTGCGCGAGGGCGACATGGTGTCGTTCTCGCTCGAAGCGCGCTTCGCGCTCATCACCGTGCCGTTCCGCACCTTCCTCCACCTGCTGACCGTGGAGGAGCAGCTCGCGGCGCTCACCAACATCCGCCGGCACCTGCTGCCAGACGGGCGGCTCGTGCTCGACTTCTTCGAGCCGTCGCGGCTGCTGGCCGAGCTGCTCGGCAATGACGGCCCGTCCCGGGGGCTGCTGAAGCAGACGGGGGGCGTCGTCTCGCATCCGGTGACGGGCAACCTGCTCGTCGAGTGGGCCAGCGTGACGGGAGACCCCGTGAGCCAGTGCTTCACCCGCTGTCTCGTGTACGACGAGCTGGAGCCGTCCGGGCGGGTGGTGGGGCGGATGTATCGGAGAATCACCAGCCGCTTCATCTTCCGCTCGGAGTTCGAGCACCTGCTGCATCGGTCTGGCTTCACGGAGGAGGCGCTCCAGGGGTCGTTCGACGGCGGCCCGGTCCGCCCGGGCGGCGAGCTCATCTGGCGGGCCCGCGCCGCGCCTTGA